One segment of Spodoptera frugiperda isolate SF20-4 chromosome 5, AGI-APGP_CSIRO_Sfru_2.0, whole genome shotgun sequence DNA contains the following:
- the LOC118272140 gene encoding uncharacterized protein LOC118272140: MFGRAVIALSCLVAYAHGHGRLDVPANRASLWRTGRFADAPHNYDDDGLNCGGFDRQYSVNGGRCGICGDAFDNSPPRPHELGGKFGLGHIVATYEQGQVINTRVYISAYHMGYWEFRLCLDPSDQTQECFAHFLLELEDGGTKYYPKGTGYYDVNYRLPANVVCEHCVLQWKYTAGNNWGFCGDGTGALGCGNQENFFSCSDISIKRTESIPVNVPIINLNGEENA; the protein is encoded by the exons ATGTTCGGGAGAGCAGTGATTGCGTTGTCATGCTTAGTGGCGTACGCACACGGACACGGCCGGTTGGATGTACCAGCGAACAGAGCCTCCCTTTGGCGTACTGGCAGGTTCGCTGACGCACCACACAACTACGATGATGACGGCCTCAACTGCGGTGGTTTCGACCGCCAGTATTCTGTTAATGGAGGACG ATGCGGTATTTGTGGTGATGCCTTCGATAACTCGCCGCCGCGCCCCCATGAGTTAGGTGGCAAGTTCGGCCTAGGACACATCGTCGCTACCTACGAGCAGGGCCAAGTCATCAACACCAGAGTCTACATCAGCGCTTACCATATGGGATACTGGGAGTTCAGACTCTGCCTGGACCCTAGCGACCAAACGCAGGAATGCTTCGCTCACTTCCTTCTAGAGTTAGAAGACGGTGGAACCAAATACTATCCTAAAGGAACTGGTTACTATGACGTGAACTACCGCCTGCCTGCCAATGTGGTGTGTGAGCACTGCGTGCTGCAGTGGAAGTACACGGCGGGCAACAACTGGGGCTTTTGTGGAGACGGCACGGGGGCCCTCGGCTGCGGCAACCAGGAGAACTTCTTCTCTTGCTCAGATATCAGTATCAAGCGCACTGAAAGTATTCCTGTAAACGTACCAATCATCAATTTGAACGGTGAGGAAAACGCCTAA
- the LOC118271805 gene encoding uncharacterized protein LOC118271805 isoform X2, which produces MQEYGGGVSSKTGEYRDGGPDGGRDRGMPHQADGYPPQHQYAVMQQKNYGCSSKDLSDQNMATYCRVATGIYEATASSQQYQNPSGPGMIGDRAVNDRRSQSSWSISNQEPIGTGAKKKIVKSQDKRNAYSADPRYHERYKDNSTDVDRQRKERNLTSESTSSLDFFVEGERMVSELCNIPDSRADSNNQKQNQKPTNQDEDKKPSVSSEVLLTALDKIVIHDQIPNQIVQLAVEACTDAENIAIAHHNRPCFKNIHSICAKTRSNVQKPDSAVANLHSQGIPWVIKNFIFSFVRILDGWKGVKELLSEKHDTFSRIENKYYSPNIRECFVQWQAVTKEMLTHIYKTFKCLDHGFTMEQKSFTHNYYATNSAAPRNQNQNKFQPTKPHASTPRPVNASPQPFNAVQPPWVQNQTQSASQNFNEGPWPARSGVAYKKYPVVPPPNSHNFYPLSDQADLESYPKAQYKCDPCSVREAKPRQSWTITNVSDFRALEGMCHAEQRELYTQLKHKMDAELGKAPGQPLLGNMPCDLLQRRDMELKAKMIPLSHVEKTLIPSMAAAAEMRGCYVQKNNSCGDTKEEADFFAAWGQMVQKEPSDFITHHTHNIQIPSNVVTISNNISGPVQFIDPENDEFHEMSKVYMKPGSYKVPIKPADPISPFVQGTAQDVVYDTSVGDDIALKMKVPFPPVTLAPQPKYNLESWPCLMSRRTDDMFAEDQKMIPRHGIPCLDMRAADSLDLLSSMTSDRAWEAAKQSAPKLMDFIHEGSKSDTARLYDALGLSATDEFSEDLKQVKFSMEQNDAWSTGLSNHFMSKDLTSVWNQQPVKNDYILPKNQDQSIFTEDTTKLLDSDAKLLETDDSLEVPDCRNDEEKKENTRCPNFDHTGNYVRDDNQKKSGGKPKVAASGMWYHPKKKKPLPANTVKKFEAILCNLSQMNEAAFIQHDMDIKVAPRFYEVVKYPMCLHDISTKLKNSSYNEYDQVVQDFRRIFNNVRLYLKSYPDPAMKKNVNKISNDFEKMLNEEFQTKWESKSKSQDVVDCQDNTNKKDEKDSDPNTTEAKSEDNKKSDTKTSGEDKK; this is translated from the exons ATGCAAGAGTATGGTGGGGGCGTGTCGAGTAAGACGGGCGAGTATCGGGACGGTGGTCCCGATGGGGGGCGAGACCGGGGCATGCCCCACCAGGCAGATGGATATCCGCCCCAACACCAATACGCCGTGATGCAACAAAAGAACTatg GATGTTCCAGTAAAGATTTGTCAGACCAGAATATGGCGACCTACTGCCGCGTCGCAACTGGCATTTACGAAGCCACCGCGTCCAGCCAGCAGTATCAGAACCCAAG CGGCCCTGGGATGATAGGAGACAGAGCCGTCAACGACCGACGATCCCAGAGCTCCTGGTCCATCTCCAACCAAGAACCGATCGGCACTGGTGCGAAGAAGAAAATAGTGAAAAGTCAAGATAAACGCAACGCGTACAGCGCTGACCCTCGATATCACGAGAGGTACAAGGACAACAGTACTGATGTAGACCGCCAACGTAAGGAAAGGAACCTGACTTCGGAGTCCACTTCCAGCCTCGATTTCTTTGTTGAAGGAGAGCGAATGGTGTCGGAGCTCTGCAACATACCCGACTCGCGAGCGGATTCtaataatcaaaaacaaaatcagaaACCAACCAACCAAGACGAAGATAAGAAACCTTCCGTGTCTTCGGAAGTACTTCTGACTGCTTTAGATAAGATTGTCATACATGATCAAATACCTAATCAAATAGTTCAGCTAGCTGTGGAGGCATGCACTGATGCTGAAAATATAGCAATAGCCCATCACAACAGACCTTGTTTTAAGAATATTCACTCAATTTGTGCTAAAACTAGATCCAACGTGCAGAAACCGGACAGCGCTGTCGCTAACCTACATTCTCAAGGGATACCTTGggtaattaaaaactttattttctcttttgtgAGAATTTTAGACGGTTGGAAGGGTGTCAAAGAACTGCTAAGTGAGAAACACGACACGTTTTCgagaattgaaaataaatactacagTCCCAACATAAGAGAGTGCTTTGTGCAGTGGCAGGCTGTTACTAAGGAAATGTTGACACACATTTACAAAACTTTTAAATGCCTTGACCACGGTTTTACTATGGAACAAAAGAGTTTTACCCACAACTATTACGCCACTAATTCGGCAGCACCGAGGAATCAAAATCAGAACAAATTCCAACCGACCAAGCCACACGCGAGTACTCCACGGCCCGTCAACGCTTCACCGCAGCCGTTCAATGCAGTTCAACCGCCATGGGTACAAAACCAAACTCAATCGGCTTCGCAGAACTTCAATGAGGGCCCGTGGCCTGCACGATCAGGAGTCGCTTATAAGAAATATCCTGTGGTACCACCGCCCAACTCCCACAACTTCTATCCGCTAAGCGACCAAGCTGATTTAGAAAGCTACCCGAAAGCGCAGTACAAGTGTGACCCGTGCAGTGTCCGTGAAGCAAAGCCACGACAATCGTGGACTATCACAAATGTATCTGATTTTCGTGCTCTTGAAGGTATGTGCCACGCCGAACAACGAGAACTATACACTCAACTGAAACACAAAATGGATGCGGAACTCGGCAAAGCGCCAGGTCAGCCGCTTTTAGGCAATATGCCTTGCGATTTATTGCAACGCAGAGACATGGAACTCAAAGCCAAGATGATTCCTTTGAGCCATGTTGAAAAGACATTGATACCAAGCATGGCAGCGGCAGCCGAAATGAGAGGCTGCTACGTACAGAAAAACAATAGCTGTGGCGATACAAAGGAAGAGGCTGATTTTTTTGCGGCATGGGGTCAGATGGTCCAAAAAGAACCTAGCGATTTTATAACTCATCACACTCACAACATTCAAATCCCATCAAATGTTGTGACGATTTCCAACAATATCTCTGGCCCCGTACAATTCATCGACCCAGAAAATGATGAGTTTCACGAAATGTCTAAAGTTTATATGAAGCCAGGCAGCTACAAGGTGCCTATCAAGCCCGCAGATCcaatttcaccatttgtgcaaGGTACTGCTCAAGATGTGGTGTACGACACGTCTGTGGGGGACGATATAGCTCTTAAAATGAAAGTTCCGTTTCCCCCTGTGACATTAGCTCCACAGCCAAAATATAATCTTGAATCTTGGCCCTGTTTGATGTCCAGACGCACAGATGACATGTTTGCAGAAGATCAAAAGATGATACCCAGACATGGCATTCCATGTTTGGATATGAGGGCGGCAGATTCACTTGATCTCTTGAGTTCTATGACATCAGACCGAGCTTGGGAAGCAGCTAAACAATCCGCACCGAAGCTGATGGATTTCATTCATGAAGGGTCTAAGTCGGACACAGCTCGGTTGTATGACGCATTAGGTCTAAGCGCAACTGATGAGTTCTCTGAAGACTTGAAACAAGTTAAGTTCAGTATGGAACAGAATGATGCATGGTCGACTGGACTGTCCAACCATTTTATGTCGAAAGATTTAACTAGTGTATGGAATCAACAACCGGTCAAAAATGATTATATTCTTCCTAAGAATCAAGACCAATCAATTTTTACTGAGGATACAACTAAACTACTGGATTCTGATGCAAAACTACTTGAAACTGACGATTCTTTAGAAGTTCCAGACTGTAGAAATGACGAAGAGAAAAAGGAGAATACTCGTTGTCCTAACTTTGATCATACCGGTAATTATGTGCGTGATGACAACCAGAAGAAATCTGGTGGTAAACCCAAAGTTGCCGCTTCAGGAATGTGGTATCATCCTAAGAAAAAGAAGCCTTTACCAGCTAATACTGTTAAGAAGTTTGAGGCAATTCTTTGTAATCTATCTCAAATGAATGAAGCTGCTTTTATTCAACATGATATGGACATTAAAGTG GCCCCTAGATTCTATGAAGTAGTGAAATATCCAATGTGTCTCCATGATATATCGACCAAACTGAAGAACTCTTCTTACAATGAATATGATCAGGTCGTACAAGATTTCAGACGAATTTTCAACAATGTGCGACTGTATCTGAAG AGCTATCCAGATCCGGCGATGAAAAAGAACGTGAATAAAATTTCCAATGATTTCGAGAAAATGTTGAATGAAGAGTTTCAAACCAAGTGGGAATCAAAGTCGAAGTCCCAAGACGTCGTCGATTGCCAAGACAATACTAATAAAAAGGATGAAAAGGATTCTGACCCCAACACCACTGAAGCCAAGAGCGAGGACAATAAAAAAAGCGATACTAAAACGAGTGGAGAAGATAAAAAGTGA
- the LOC118271805 gene encoding uncharacterized protein LOC118271805 isoform X1, producing MQEYGGGVSSKTGEYRDGGPDGGRDRGMPHQADGYPPQHQYAVMQQKNYGCSSKDLSDQNMATYCRVATGIYEATASSQQYQNPRYNNPSAPTFSSPPNSPLVGLVFDPSSPNYSGPGMIGDRAVNDRRSQSSWSISNQEPIGTGAKKKIVKSQDKRNAYSADPRYHERYKDNSTDVDRQRKERNLTSESTSSLDFFVEGERMVSELCNIPDSRADSNNQKQNQKPTNQDEDKKPSVSSEVLLTALDKIVIHDQIPNQIVQLAVEACTDAENIAIAHHNRPCFKNIHSICAKTRSNVQKPDSAVANLHSQGIPWVIKNFIFSFVRILDGWKGVKELLSEKHDTFSRIENKYYSPNIRECFVQWQAVTKEMLTHIYKTFKCLDHGFTMEQKSFTHNYYATNSAAPRNQNQNKFQPTKPHASTPRPVNASPQPFNAVQPPWVQNQTQSASQNFNEGPWPARSGVAYKKYPVVPPPNSHNFYPLSDQADLESYPKAQYKCDPCSVREAKPRQSWTITNVSDFRALEGMCHAEQRELYTQLKHKMDAELGKAPGQPLLGNMPCDLLQRRDMELKAKMIPLSHVEKTLIPSMAAAAEMRGCYVQKNNSCGDTKEEADFFAAWGQMVQKEPSDFITHHTHNIQIPSNVVTISNNISGPVQFIDPENDEFHEMSKVYMKPGSYKVPIKPADPISPFVQGTAQDVVYDTSVGDDIALKMKVPFPPVTLAPQPKYNLESWPCLMSRRTDDMFAEDQKMIPRHGIPCLDMRAADSLDLLSSMTSDRAWEAAKQSAPKLMDFIHEGSKSDTARLYDALGLSATDEFSEDLKQVKFSMEQNDAWSTGLSNHFMSKDLTSVWNQQPVKNDYILPKNQDQSIFTEDTTKLLDSDAKLLETDDSLEVPDCRNDEEKKENTRCPNFDHTGNYVRDDNQKKSGGKPKVAASGMWYHPKKKKPLPANTVKKFEAILCNLSQMNEAAFIQHDMDIKVAPRFYEVVKYPMCLHDISTKLKNSSYNEYDQVVQDFRRIFNNVRLYLKSYPDPAMKKNVNKISNDFEKMLNEEFQTKWESKSKSQDVVDCQDNTNKKDEKDSDPNTTEAKSEDNKKSDTKTSGEDKK from the exons ATGCAAGAGTATGGTGGGGGCGTGTCGAGTAAGACGGGCGAGTATCGGGACGGTGGTCCCGATGGGGGGCGAGACCGGGGCATGCCCCACCAGGCAGATGGATATCCGCCCCAACACCAATACGCCGTGATGCAACAAAAGAACTatg GATGTTCCAGTAAAGATTTGTCAGACCAGAATATGGCGACCTACTGCCGCGTCGCAACTGGCATTTACGAAGCCACCGCGTCCAGCCAGCAGTATCAGAACCCAAG ATATAACAATCCATCGGCCCCGACTTTTAGTTCACCGCCTAATTCCCCTCTCGTTGGCCTTGTTTTTGATCCATCTTCACCCAACTACAGCGGCCCTGGGATGATAGGAGACAGAGCCGTCAACGACCGACGATCCCAGAGCTCCTGGTCCATCTCCAACCAAGAACCGATCGGCACTGGTGCGAAGAAGAAAATAGTGAAAAGTCAAGATAAACGCAACGCGTACAGCGCTGACCCTCGATATCACGAGAGGTACAAGGACAACAGTACTGATGTAGACCGCCAACGTAAGGAAAGGAACCTGACTTCGGAGTCCACTTCCAGCCTCGATTTCTTTGTTGAAGGAGAGCGAATGGTGTCGGAGCTCTGCAACATACCCGACTCGCGAGCGGATTCtaataatcaaaaacaaaatcagaaACCAACCAACCAAGACGAAGATAAGAAACCTTCCGTGTCTTCGGAAGTACTTCTGACTGCTTTAGATAAGATTGTCATACATGATCAAATACCTAATCAAATAGTTCAGCTAGCTGTGGAGGCATGCACTGATGCTGAAAATATAGCAATAGCCCATCACAACAGACCTTGTTTTAAGAATATTCACTCAATTTGTGCTAAAACTAGATCCAACGTGCAGAAACCGGACAGCGCTGTCGCTAACCTACATTCTCAAGGGATACCTTGggtaattaaaaactttattttctcttttgtgAGAATTTTAGACGGTTGGAAGGGTGTCAAAGAACTGCTAAGTGAGAAACACGACACGTTTTCgagaattgaaaataaatactacagTCCCAACATAAGAGAGTGCTTTGTGCAGTGGCAGGCTGTTACTAAGGAAATGTTGACACACATTTACAAAACTTTTAAATGCCTTGACCACGGTTTTACTATGGAACAAAAGAGTTTTACCCACAACTATTACGCCACTAATTCGGCAGCACCGAGGAATCAAAATCAGAACAAATTCCAACCGACCAAGCCACACGCGAGTACTCCACGGCCCGTCAACGCTTCACCGCAGCCGTTCAATGCAGTTCAACCGCCATGGGTACAAAACCAAACTCAATCGGCTTCGCAGAACTTCAATGAGGGCCCGTGGCCTGCACGATCAGGAGTCGCTTATAAGAAATATCCTGTGGTACCACCGCCCAACTCCCACAACTTCTATCCGCTAAGCGACCAAGCTGATTTAGAAAGCTACCCGAAAGCGCAGTACAAGTGTGACCCGTGCAGTGTCCGTGAAGCAAAGCCACGACAATCGTGGACTATCACAAATGTATCTGATTTTCGTGCTCTTGAAGGTATGTGCCACGCCGAACAACGAGAACTATACACTCAACTGAAACACAAAATGGATGCGGAACTCGGCAAAGCGCCAGGTCAGCCGCTTTTAGGCAATATGCCTTGCGATTTATTGCAACGCAGAGACATGGAACTCAAAGCCAAGATGATTCCTTTGAGCCATGTTGAAAAGACATTGATACCAAGCATGGCAGCGGCAGCCGAAATGAGAGGCTGCTACGTACAGAAAAACAATAGCTGTGGCGATACAAAGGAAGAGGCTGATTTTTTTGCGGCATGGGGTCAGATGGTCCAAAAAGAACCTAGCGATTTTATAACTCATCACACTCACAACATTCAAATCCCATCAAATGTTGTGACGATTTCCAACAATATCTCTGGCCCCGTACAATTCATCGACCCAGAAAATGATGAGTTTCACGAAATGTCTAAAGTTTATATGAAGCCAGGCAGCTACAAGGTGCCTATCAAGCCCGCAGATCcaatttcaccatttgtgcaaGGTACTGCTCAAGATGTGGTGTACGACACGTCTGTGGGGGACGATATAGCTCTTAAAATGAAAGTTCCGTTTCCCCCTGTGACATTAGCTCCACAGCCAAAATATAATCTTGAATCTTGGCCCTGTTTGATGTCCAGACGCACAGATGACATGTTTGCAGAAGATCAAAAGATGATACCCAGACATGGCATTCCATGTTTGGATATGAGGGCGGCAGATTCACTTGATCTCTTGAGTTCTATGACATCAGACCGAGCTTGGGAAGCAGCTAAACAATCCGCACCGAAGCTGATGGATTTCATTCATGAAGGGTCTAAGTCGGACACAGCTCGGTTGTATGACGCATTAGGTCTAAGCGCAACTGATGAGTTCTCTGAAGACTTGAAACAAGTTAAGTTCAGTATGGAACAGAATGATGCATGGTCGACTGGACTGTCCAACCATTTTATGTCGAAAGATTTAACTAGTGTATGGAATCAACAACCGGTCAAAAATGATTATATTCTTCCTAAGAATCAAGACCAATCAATTTTTACTGAGGATACAACTAAACTACTGGATTCTGATGCAAAACTACTTGAAACTGACGATTCTTTAGAAGTTCCAGACTGTAGAAATGACGAAGAGAAAAAGGAGAATACTCGTTGTCCTAACTTTGATCATACCGGTAATTATGTGCGTGATGACAACCAGAAGAAATCTGGTGGTAAACCCAAAGTTGCCGCTTCAGGAATGTGGTATCATCCTAAGAAAAAGAAGCCTTTACCAGCTAATACTGTTAAGAAGTTTGAGGCAATTCTTTGTAATCTATCTCAAATGAATGAAGCTGCTTTTATTCAACATGATATGGACATTAAAGTG GCCCCTAGATTCTATGAAGTAGTGAAATATCCAATGTGTCTCCATGATATATCGACCAAACTGAAGAACTCTTCTTACAATGAATATGATCAGGTCGTACAAGATTTCAGACGAATTTTCAACAATGTGCGACTGTATCTGAAG AGCTATCCAGATCCGGCGATGAAAAAGAACGTGAATAAAATTTCCAATGATTTCGAGAAAATGTTGAATGAAGAGTTTCAAACCAAGTGGGAATCAAAGTCGAAGTCCCAAGACGTCGTCGATTGCCAAGACAATACTAATAAAAAGGATGAAAAGGATTCTGACCCCAACACCACTGAAGCCAAGAGCGAGGACAATAAAAAAAGCGATACTAAAACGAGTGGAGAAGATAAAAAGTGA
- the LOC118271975 gene encoding uncharacterized protein LOC118271975: MFWSTLITISCVAAYAHGHGKVIEPVNRASLWRVFPDAPADFSDAGLNCGGFGHQYNRVNKGRCGVCGDPYDSPQPRDHEFGGKYGQGRIVATYRQGDVITTKVDLSASHMGYWEFRLCENPEDNTQQCYDKHLLELVEGGTRYYPKKSGIYAVKYHLPADVVCEHCVLQWKYTAGNNWGVCEDGTGALGCGNQETFYSCSDISISSDDDNYL, encoded by the exons ATGTTCTGGAGTACACTCATCACGATATCATGTGTGGCTGCGTACGCGCACGGTCACGGTAAAGTGATAGAGCCAGTGAATAGAGCATCACTGTGGCGCGTGTTCCCTGACGCCCCAGCCGACTTCAGCGATGCAGGCCTCAACTGTGGGGGCTTCGGGCATCAGTATAATAGGGTAAATAAGGGGCG TTGTGGTGTGTGTGGAGATCCTTATGACAGCCCCCAGCCTCGAGATCATGAGTTCGGCGGGAAGTATGGACAGGGACGCATCGTCGCCACCTACCGACAGGGTGACGTCATCACCACTAAAGTGGACCTCAGTGCCAGTCACATGGGCTACTGGGAATTCAGACTATGCGAAAACCCTGAAGACAATACCCAGCAATGCTATGATAAGCATCTTCTGGAATTAGTAGAAGGAGGGACCAGGTACTATCCGAAGAAATCTGGAATTTATGCTGTGAAATACCACCTGCCTGCTGATGTGGTGTGTGAGCACTGCGTGCTGCAGTGGAAGTACACGGCGGGCAACAACTGGGGCGTCTGTGAGGATGGTACGGGGGCCCTCGGCTGCGGCAACCAGGAAACCTTCTACTCTTGCTCAGATATCAGCATCAGctctgatgatgataattaccTTTAA